From the Saimiri boliviensis isolate mSaiBol1 chromosome X, mSaiBol1.pri, whole genome shotgun sequence genome, one window contains:
- the BEX4 gene encoding protein BEX4 → MESKEELAAHNLDGKNSQQENEGGEQVAKQNEEESRHSGVGEGQKPGGNIRRGRVRRLVPNFRWAIPNRHSEHNEARDDVERFVGQMIEIKRKTREQQIRHYMRFQTPEPDNHYDFCLIP, encoded by the coding sequence ATGGAGTCTAAAGAGGAACTAGCGGCACACAATCTCGACGGGAAAAATTCCCAACAAGAAAACGAAGGAGGGGAGCAGGTCGCCAAGCAGAATGAAGAAGAATCCCGCCATTCGGGAGTGGGTGAAGGGCAGAAGCCTGGAGGAAATATCAGACGGGGGCGAGTTAGGCGACTTGTCCCTAATTTTCGATGGGCCATACCTAATAGGCATAGTGAGCACAATGAAGCGAGAGATGATGTAGAAAGGTTTGTAGGGCAGATGATAGAAATCAAGAGAAAGACTAGGGAACAGCAGATAAGGCACTATATGCGCTTCCAAACTCCTGAACCTGACAACCATTATGACTTTTGCCTCATACCTTAA